The Pricia mediterranea genome includes a window with the following:
- a CDS encoding sugar O-acetyltransferase, which yields MTEKEKMLQGDYYDSRDPELLHMYHRARKLIKKYNHLDSEQTQERERFLSELFDYKGRGVWIEAPFFCDYGENISIGENTFVNANCMFLDNHRITIGKDGLIAPFVQIYTANHPLKATERIIETDNGSRYRTFAEPVSIGDKVWIGGNSIIFPGVTIGNNVTIGAGSVVTKDIPDNVLAYGNPCKIQQVL from the coding sequence ATGACCGAAAAAGAGAAAATGCTTCAGGGGGATTACTACGATTCCAGAGATCCGGAATTGTTACATATGTACCACAGGGCCCGGAAACTAATTAAAAAATATAATCACCTTGATTCGGAACAGACTCAAGAACGTGAGCGTTTCCTAAGTGAACTCTTCGATTACAAGGGTCGGGGCGTTTGGATCGAAGCTCCATTTTTCTGTGATTACGGAGAAAACATATCCATCGGGGAAAATACGTTCGTCAATGCGAACTGCATGTTTTTGGACAACCACCGAATCACCATCGGAAAGGACGGTTTGATAGCACCTTTCGTACAGATTTATACCGCGAACCATCCCCTAAAAGCTACCGAGAGGATTATCGAAACCGATAACGGGTCTCGCTACCGCACTTTTGCCGAACCTGTCAGCATTGGAGATAAAGTTTGGATTGGAGGGAATTCGATTATCTTTCCCGGCGTAACCATTGGGAATAATGTAACCATTGGAGCGGGAAGTGTGGTTACAAAAGACATCCCCGACAACGTCTTGGCGTATGGAAATCCTTGCAAAATTCAGCAGGTGC